The DNA window CTTATTTAAGTTCCCATCTGCTTTTTCAAGAAATTTAGCGACTGTTGCTTCCATTTCGGTAGAACTTTTAAAACGTTCACCTGGCAAGTTCACATATAAAAGTTTTAAGTTAGAAGACGTATTTTCAAAAAACTGACATGCTTTTAAATAAGGTTCTACCATTTCTTCTGAAAAATCACAAGCAAAAACAACCGTCTCAAATTTCACATTAGCTGGTTTCTGCTTTACAACAAGAACAGGGATTTCAGAATGCCTTACTACTTTTTCAGTATTCGAGCCAACTAAAATTTCGGTAAAACCACTTGCTCCATGTGAACCCATAACAATTAAATCTGCATTGTGTTCTTTAGCAACATCACTAACTTCACGAAATACTTTAAAGTGCTTTACTATTGGAGTAACAGTAATGTCTTTTAAATAATCTCGTTCTAGAAACTCTTTAAATTTCTTTTCAGCAAGTTTCAAAAAGAATACAGTTTGCATTTGTTGTTCATCATTAGAATCTACAAGCATAGTATTAGCCATTTCTAACATGTGCAATGCAATAACTTCAGCATTATTTTTCTTTGCCAAAATTGCTGCAGTTTCAAGTGCATATTCAGAATGTTTAGAAAAGTCAATTGGTACTATTATTTTGTTCATATTTATAGTTTTAGTGATTTATTATAAAACCATTTCCATCTTTAGAAATGTTTAACGTTTAATTACACGATAAAGGTATTGGCTAACCTTCAGAATAAAAATGACATTTATCATACTGTTATTTAAACTTTAATTAATTTTAATTGGAATTAAATAATCAGTATCTTTCAAGTTGAATTAACTACTTAAAAACGATACAATGAAACACAAAATTTTAGGACTTGCAGTTGTTGCACTATGCTTAGTTGCTTCCTGTAAAAGCGATAAAAAGGAAGCGGAAACTATTGTCGAAGAAGCCGTTACAGAAACAAGCACTGAATCGACAGAAACAACTACAGATAGAAGAGAGCCAACGGAAGTCAAAGAAAAACCAGCTTACTTTTCTGAAAAAAGAAAAGTAACAATGAGTTTAGAATCTAAAAGCGGAAGTACTACTACAGGTAATCTTGTGTTTAAACAAGAAGAAGGTACTGTTACTATGATTGCTGTCCTTAGTGGATTAACACCAGGAGAACACGCCATTCATATTCACGACAAAGCAGATTGTACTTCTGATGATGGAAGTTCATCTGGTGGACACTGGAATCCTACAGCACAACCACACGGAAAATGGGGAGATGCAAAAGGCTATCACAAAGGAGATATTGGAAACTTTACAGCCAATGCAGAAGGTCAAGGAACCATCACTAAAATCACTGACGAATGGTGTATTGGTTGTGGTGACGCTACCAAAGATATTTTAGGAAAAGCCATTATTGTTCACCAAGGTACAGATGACTTTACGTCTCAACCTTCTGGAGCTGCTGGAGCACGAGTAAGTTGTGGTGGTATTATTGAATAATGCACTAAGAATACAAATTTATAAAGAGCGATAACTTGATGTTATGGCTCTTTTTTTTTAATTTTTTTTTATATTAAACCGTGTTTTATTTTTATTTAAATTTACCAATAATAAAAAACGAAATAAAGTAGATTCTCCAGATATAAAGGTTTCAATATATCAAGTTAATACATATTAAGATTACTCAAAACACCATACCTATATGAACAAAATTAAATTATTATTAATCGCTATTGGATTCATTTTTTCTTTGAATTTATATGCACAAAATGATTTTAAAATTGGAATAAATGTTGGTATAAACTATCCAAAAGTTCGCGGACACGAGTATGCTAAATACAATAATTTTAAAGTAGGATACTTATTCGGCGTTTCCATTGACTATTATTTAAAAGAAAATTTATCCTTAAAGACTAATATTAACTACGAAAGGAAAATCAAAAAACTACAACTGACTTACTTTAGTTATACTTCAGAAGAAATTGGCACCGAAAATTTCAGTGAAATATATGAATACATAAATATTCCAATTCTACTAAAATACGAATTTGGAAATTCAACATTTTTTGTAAATGGAGGACCATTCTTCAACTATTTATTAAACAATAAAATTGAGCCAGATTTCCCTAATGAGGATAGTGACTCATATACAGAACAGAAAAAAATTGACTTCGGATTCTCCTTAGGAATTGGAACTAATATATCTCTTAATGAAAAAAATGACATAACCATTGAAATAAGAGATGATTTAGGAATTATAGATACAGGATATGTTCCAAAGAGCGTAAAAGGAACAGTAAAAACAAATGCTGTAAAATTTATATTAGGTTGGAATTTGGGAATCTAACACTTACCACCAACACATACAAACAACTAATTACTAAAGACATACACAGAAAACTCAAAAAATGTCCTTCTGCTTAGTTTTCTTTTATTAACTTGTTTCCAACTTTCACAATCACGTAGTTATCTGTTTCAATAACAATCCGTTGAAGTCACTTATAAAAATAGAAAGTCAAAATACATTTTACTAAAAATGAAACCAATTACAAAATATGCAATAAACAATGATATAAATATTGCATATCAAATCGTTGGAAATGGTCCTGTTGACCTTATTTTTATTCCTGGTTGGGTTTCAAATATTGATATGATGTGGCTAGATTATAAATTGGCCGAATTTCTAACTAGACTTACTCAATTTTCAAGACTCATAATATTTGATAAAAGAGGTACTGGACTTTCAGATAGAGTAAATCCATTATGTTCTCTCGATGAAAGAATGGATGATATTTTGAGCGTCATGAATGCAGCAAAATGTGAAAAAGCAATTTTCTTTGGGCATTCTGAAGGCGGAACAATAGCAAGTCTTTTTGCATCTAGATATCCAAAACGAATCCAGTCTTTAATCACATTCAGCATTTTTGCAAAAAGAAAATATGATATCGATTATCCTTGGGCACCAAAACCAAATGAACGAGACGTTTTTTATGAAACCATTCAAAAAGAATGGGGAAATGGTAAAAAAATGGGATTAGAAATAATAATGCCTTCTATGGCTAATAATCCCGACTATTACGATTGGTTTGCAAGTTATTTAAGATCTGCTGCTAGTCCTAGAGCTGCTCTTGCACTCGCTAAAATGAATACAGAAACAGATATTTCCGATATTTTAAAAACCATCAAAATTCCAACTTTAATCCTTCATAGAACTGATGATTTAGATGTAAATGTAGAAGAAGCTAAATATATTGCAAACCGAATTTCTAATTCAAAATTTGTTGAATTACCAGGCAACGATCATTGTTTTTGGGTAGGTGATTCCAAATCAGTACTCGATGAAATTGAAGAATTCGTTACAGGAATACGACCTTTAAGTAAAACCAAACTGTCTATTCATTCAAAAAATAATTACACTAAAATAGATATTGAAAAAACAATGTTAGATAATTTTCAATACAATTTAAAAATTGAAGATTTTGCAAAACTTTGTGGACGCAGTTTGTCTGTATTTAAAAGAGATTTTAATACTCATTACAACACAACACCATATCGATGGTTAAAAGAGAAACGCTTAGACTATGCTAAAATGCTTCTTCTTGAAAGTGATTTAAACGTTAACCAAATATGCTATGAAAGTGGTTTTAAAAACAACTCACATTTTATCCAATCGTTTAAAGAAAAGTTCAAATTACCTCCTAACCAATTCAAAATGAACACTTAAATCTACTAGATTTGAACCTTAGAGAACACTTTTTGAATGTTTAAGGATATCAAATGTCTTTCTTTTAGTTGAATTTTGTTACACAACCAAACACTAAACTAAAATGAAAAAAGTAGTTATCTTTATTTACGGAGCAATAGCATATATTATTTTTCTAATTGCCTTTCTTTACGCCATTGGATTTGTAGGTAACATTTACGTCCCTAAAACAATAGACTCTGGAACAGAACCCTCAATAATGAATGCCATTTTAATCAATTTGGTTTTATTAAGTGTATTTGCACTTCAGCATAGCATTATGGCTAGACCTGCATTTAAAAAAAGGTTTAACGCAATTTTTAGTCAAGCTATGGAACGTAGTACTTATGTTCTACTATCTAGTTTAGCTTTAATTTTAATTTACTGGCAATGGCAACCCATAACAACTATAGTTTGGGACGTCGAAAATGAAATTGGTGGTTATATTTTGACTGGAATATTCTTTTTAGGTTGGCTTATCGTATTACTTTCTACATTTATGATTAACCATTTTGAACTTTTTGGATTAGCTCAAATTTTTGATAATCTAAAAAATAAACAAACGGCTCATCCTAAATTTCAAACAAATTATTTATATAAACTTGTAAGGCATCCAATAATGCTAGGTTTTTTAATTGCATTCTGGGCAACACCAGTCATGACAATAGGACATTTATTATTTAGTATTGTAACGACACTTTACATTATTATTGCAGTTAAGTATTTAGAAGAAAAAGATCTTAAAAAATTCATTGGAGAAGATTATGAAACTTACCAAAAAGAAGTCCCTATGATTGTTCCTTTTACAAAAATAAAATCATAGGATTAATGAGTAAAATAGAATCAAGACTAACTAAGATGGGAATTCAATTACCTGAAGTCCAAAAACCTGTTGCAAATTATATTCCTGCTAAGCGTACAGGCAATTTGATTTATGTTGCTGGTCAAATTCCGGTAGAAAATGGCATCATAAAAAAAGGCAGGCTTGGTAAAGATTTATCTTTGGAAGAAAGTAAATATGCCACAAAACTTTGTGCTATTGGCTGCTTAGCAGCAATAAAAACTATTTGCCCACTAGATAAAGTAACTAGCATTGTCGCTATGCATGGCTTAGTAAACTCTACTTTAGAAAACACTGAACAAGCAGATGCTATGAATGGTGCTTCCGATTTTGTTGTTGAAGTATTTGGCGACCTTGGAAAACACACTAGAACAGCAGTTGGTGTTAGTGTGCCTCATAATATTGCAGCTTCTGTTTATATGGTTGTTGAAATTGAAAAATAAAAACCCTTGAAAATATAAATTAACAAGGGTGTTTACTGATTATCTTGATTGATGTGTAATATCTAAATAATCTGCTACTAACTGTATCGTCTTTTGGTATTCCAAACATATGTTTTCGTACTGTTTGATGTCGCTGTAATTTTATTTGTA is part of the Psychroserpens ponticola genome and encodes:
- a CDS encoding alpha/beta fold hydrolase — encoded protein: MKPITKYAINNDINIAYQIVGNGPVDLIFIPGWVSNIDMMWLDYKLAEFLTRLTQFSRLIIFDKRGTGLSDRVNPLCSLDERMDDILSVMNAAKCEKAIFFGHSEGGTIASLFASRYPKRIQSLITFSIFAKRKYDIDYPWAPKPNERDVFYETIQKEWGNGKKMGLEIIMPSMANNPDYYDWFASYLRSAASPRAALALAKMNTETDISDILKTIKIPTLILHRTDDLDVNVEEAKYIANRISNSKFVELPGNDHCFWVGDSKSVLDEIEEFVTGIRPLSKTKLSIHSKNNYTKIDIEKTMLDNFQYNLKIEDFAKLCGRSLSVFKRDFNTHYNTTPYRWLKEKRLDYAKMLLLESDLNVNQICYESGFKNNSHFIQSFKEKFKLPPNQFKMNT
- a CDS encoding porin family protein; translation: MNKIKLLLIAIGFIFSLNLYAQNDFKIGINVGINYPKVRGHEYAKYNNFKVGYLFGVSIDYYLKENLSLKTNINYERKIKKLQLTYFSYTSEEIGTENFSEIYEYINIPILLKYEFGNSTFFVNGGPFFNYLLNNKIEPDFPNEDSDSYTEQKKIDFGFSLGIGTNISLNEKNDITIEIRDDLGIIDTGYVPKSVKGTVKTNAVKFILGWNLGI
- the mddA gene encoding methanethiol S-methyltransferase, with the translated sequence MKKVVIFIYGAIAYIIFLIAFLYAIGFVGNIYVPKTIDSGTEPSIMNAILINLVLLSVFALQHSIMARPAFKKRFNAIFSQAMERSTYVLLSSLALILIYWQWQPITTIVWDVENEIGGYILTGIFFLGWLIVLLSTFMINHFELFGLAQIFDNLKNKQTAHPKFQTNYLYKLVRHPIMLGFLIAFWATPVMTIGHLLFSIVTTLYIIIAVKYLEEKDLKKFIGEDYETYQKEVPMIVPFTKIKS
- a CDS encoding universal stress protein; the protein is MNKIIVPIDFSKHSEYALETAAILAKKNNAEVIALHMLEMANTMLVDSNDEQQMQTVFFLKLAEKKFKEFLERDYLKDITVTPIVKHFKVFREVSDVAKEHNADLIVMGSHGASGFTEILVGSNTEKVVRHSEIPVLVVKQKPANVKFETVVFACDFSEEMVEPYLKACQFFENTSSNLKLLYVNLPGERFKSSTEMEATVAKFLEKADGNLNKLNEIQYISDYTVEEGVLTFANIVGGDLIAVPTHGRRGISHFFSGSIGEDIANHSTLPVITFRI
- a CDS encoding superoxide dismutase family protein, giving the protein MKHKILGLAVVALCLVASCKSDKKEAETIVEEAVTETSTESTETTTDRREPTEVKEKPAYFSEKRKVTMSLESKSGSTTTGNLVFKQEEGTVTMIAVLSGLTPGEHAIHIHDKADCTSDDGSSSGGHWNPTAQPHGKWGDAKGYHKGDIGNFTANAEGQGTITKITDEWCIGCGDATKDILGKAIIVHQGTDDFTSQPSGAAGARVSCGGIIE
- a CDS encoding RidA family protein, whose translation is MSKIESRLTKMGIQLPEVQKPVANYIPAKRTGNLIYVAGQIPVENGIIKKGRLGKDLSLEESKYATKLCAIGCLAAIKTICPLDKVTSIVAMHGLVNSTLENTEQADAMNGASDFVVEVFGDLGKHTRTAVGVSVPHNIAASVYMVVEIEK